One Aquisediminimonas profunda genomic region harbors:
- a CDS encoding DUF1467 family protein yields MQWTSALAIYVLFWVMSAFLVMPFGVKTADELGAEKVPGQAESAPANFKPRRVVIITTIVATLLFGLYYANYVKGWVTTDMVNFAPFSG; encoded by the coding sequence ATGCAGTGGACATCTGCGCTGGCAATCTATGTGTTGTTCTGGGTCATGTCGGCGTTTCTGGTGATGCCATTTGGCGTCAAGACGGCGGACGAACTGGGCGCGGAGAAAGTGCCCGGTCAGGCGGAAAGTGCCCCTGCCAATTTCAAGCCCCGTCGCGTTGTAATCATCACCACGATTGTGGCAACACTGCTCTTTGGCCTTTACTATGCCAATTATGTCAAAGGTTGGGTGACCACAGACATGGTCAATTTCGCACCTTTTAGCGGTTAG
- a CDS encoding type III pantothenate kinase, translating into MLLAIDVGNTNVKFALVQGLEIKTRWRVATDARRTADQYAVWLTQLLELEGYQRSDVEEVVISTVVPRALHNLQLLADKYFGVDAKVAGRAPLEWGIALDVPQPSSVGADRAVNAIAAHAGHAGDLITISFGTATTFDHIAANGAYKGGIIAPGLNLSLDALVSAAAKLPRIAIEAPADESVIGNTTEGQMLIGIYWGYVAMIEGLLTRMKAEIGRPVTVVATGGLASLFQQHAHLFDVIEPDLTLKGLALLHARAQ; encoded by the coding sequence ATGCTGCTCGCGATTGATGTCGGCAATACGAATGTCAAATTCGCGTTGGTTCAAGGGCTGGAGATCAAGACGCGGTGGCGGGTGGCTACGGATGCCCGCCGCACCGCCGACCAATATGCTGTCTGGCTGACGCAGCTGCTGGAGCTTGAAGGCTATCAACGCAGTGATGTCGAGGAAGTTGTCATATCCACCGTTGTGCCGCGCGCGCTGCATAATCTTCAATTGCTGGCGGATAAGTATTTCGGTGTCGACGCGAAGGTCGCCGGACGTGCGCCACTTGAATGGGGAATCGCGCTGGATGTGCCACAGCCCAGTTCTGTTGGGGCCGACCGGGCCGTCAATGCCATTGCCGCGCATGCTGGACACGCTGGGGATCTGATCACCATCAGCTTTGGCACGGCAACCACGTTCGATCATATTGCCGCTAATGGCGCCTACAAGGGCGGAATCATTGCGCCCGGCCTCAATCTATCTCTCGATGCTCTTGTTTCGGCCGCGGCGAAGTTGCCGCGCATTGCCATAGAAGCGCCCGCCGACGAGAGCGTGATCGGCAACACGACCGAGGGCCAGATGCTGATCGGCATCTATTGGGGCTATGTCGCCATGATCGAAGGACTGTTGACCCGCATGAAGGCAGAGATCGGTCGGCCCGTAACAGTCGTTGCGACAGGCGGCCTGGCGAGCCTTTTTCAGCAGCACGCCCATTTGTTTGATGTAATCGAGCCGGACCTGACCCTCAAAGGGCTTGCCCTGCTCCACGCGCGCGCCCAATAG
- the nuoN gene encoding NADH-quinone oxidoreductase subunit NuoN — MFDTASLLLTAPELILSIGATALMLVAAFAGDRSTRFVSAAAVAILAGAGLSLAGVAGSGGTAFNGLYSADAFGAFAKVLIYLAAAVAVLIAPHWFEREDRLRAEYPVLILFSAVGMGMMVSATNLLTLYVGLELQSLAAYVLASFMRRDTRSAEAGLKYFVLGALASGILLYGISLLYGFSGTTDYAGVAKALGDGVSLGELFGIVFLLSGMAFKVSAVPFHMWTPDVYEGAPTPVTTFFASAPKVAAIAMLVRVSVSGMGTATHDWQQIIIFMSLASIVLGAAGAIGQTNIKRLLAYSSINNVGFALVGLAAGTEAGVAAIMSYMAIYVVMTLGSFLCVLQMRDQSGAPVETIASLSGLSQTNKGLAAAFAVFMFSLAGIPPLFGFWAKFLVFEAAVKAGLFPLAAIGIAASVIGAFYYLKIIKTMYFDEPATPFSKGESLLEKGLIAASAAFIVLGYGLIPVLGSASAAAAKALF, encoded by the coding sequence ATGTTCGATACCGCGTCTCTTTTGCTCACTGCGCCTGAGCTTATCCTCTCGATCGGCGCAACTGCATTGATGCTTGTTGCCGCCTTTGCTGGTGACAGGTCCACACGGTTTGTCAGTGCTGCCGCCGTCGCGATCCTCGCCGGTGCAGGGCTCTCGCTTGCGGGTGTTGCGGGTTCGGGTGGCACCGCCTTCAACGGACTCTACAGCGCCGACGCGTTTGGCGCCTTTGCCAAAGTGCTCATTTATCTTGCGGCCGCGGTGGCCGTTCTGATTGCGCCGCACTGGTTCGAGCGGGAAGATCGTCTGCGCGCCGAATATCCGGTGCTGATCCTCTTCTCGGCCGTTGGCATGGGCATGATGGTGTCCGCGACCAATTTGCTCACGCTCTATGTCGGGCTCGAACTGCAAAGCCTGGCAGCCTATGTGCTTGCGAGTTTCATGCGGCGGGACACCCGATCGGCAGAGGCCGGGCTCAAGTATTTCGTGCTTGGTGCGCTGGCATCAGGCATCCTGCTTTACGGCATTTCTTTGCTCTACGGATTTTCCGGCACGACCGACTATGCGGGTGTCGCCAAAGCACTTGGCGATGGTGTGAGCCTCGGCGAACTGTTCGGCATTGTGTTCCTGCTTTCCGGCATGGCCTTCAAGGTCTCGGCCGTGCCATTCCACATGTGGACGCCCGATGTTTATGAAGGCGCTCCAACCCCTGTCACAACCTTCTTCGCAAGCGCGCCCAAGGTGGCAGCCATTGCAATGCTGGTCCGCGTGAGCGTGTCCGGCATGGGCACGGCAACGCATGACTGGCAGCAGATCATCATCTTCATGTCGCTGGCTTCCATCGTCCTTGGCGCGGCAGGAGCGATTGGCCAGACAAATATCAAGCGCCTGCTGGCCTATTCCTCGATCAACAATGTTGGTTTCGCTCTTGTCGGGTTAGCGGCTGGAACCGAAGCAGGTGTGGCCGCGATCATGAGCTATATGGCCATCTATGTCGTCATGACGCTCGGCAGCTTCCTGTGTGTGCTACAAATGCGGGACCAATCGGGCGCACCGGTTGAGACAATTGCCAGCCTTTCCGGCCTTTCCCAGACCAACAAGGGTCTTGCCGCTGCATTTGCTGTTTTCATGTTCTCGCTGGCCGGTATTCCGCCGCTCTTCGGGTTCTGGGCAAAGTTCCTGGTTTTCGAAGCTGCAGTAAAGGCTGGGCTGTTCCCGCTGGCTGCGATTGGCATTGCGGCTTCCGTGATCGGCGCCTTTTATTATCTCAAGATCATCAAGACGATGTACTTTGATGAGCCCGCGACACCTTTTTCCAAGGGGGAATCCTTGCTTGAAAAGGGACTCATTGCCGCCTCTGCAGCCTTCATCGTGCTTGGCTATGGATTGATCCCTGTTCTTGGTTCAGCCTCAGCTGCTGCTGCAAAGGCCTTGTTCTGA
- a CDS encoding Hpt domain-containing protein translates to MAYEIGALDASLAAAVGNDPSLVLELRAALIDGALHYRDLLARSRCDANWTAAAHRLKGLAASFGAVTLIEAADLALQSAPGDPVALRKIQRAVDIIAA, encoded by the coding sequence ATGGCTTATGAAATTGGTGCACTTGATGCGTCGCTTGCAGCAGCGGTCGGAAATGATCCGTCGCTTGTCCTGGAATTGCGCGCTGCCCTGATCGATGGCGCGCTTCACTACCGAGACCTTTTGGCTCGGTCACGCTGCGACGCAAACTGGACGGCAGCAGCGCATCGCCTGAAGGGGCTTGCGGCGAGTTTCGGCGCAGTCACATTGATCGAGGCCGCGGATCTTGCGCTCCAGTCCGCGCCCGGCGATCCGGTGGCACTCCGGAAGATCCAGCGCGCTGTCGATATCATCGCGGCCTGA
- a CDS encoding sensor histidine kinase, with the protein MTESEEVVVNGTVDRQGRLIAADPRLLALHLGAGGEEGGILAIPQIASLARLARTLGVLVSRGVVAADGSRDLDLWVRARPDGERVELAIAGWEELPAPAHDPIFLQNRARDFAKLESDGNWACDDQLRLTDVEPELISLSGVDALDALGQPLTRFFRLTEDEQGDLPLLVAVAGRHEFFMQLAELRSLPNARLWLHGEARLAEDGSFAGFSGGYRLIERSLAPSRTDIVPRSPVDDGFSQRLETALRTPLARIIDNAEAISGQGEGPLRHDYVDYAGDISAAGRHLLGLVDDLVDLQAVEQPGFRIETEIIDLADIARRAAGLLGVRAADRGVRIDLPPRDEVLEAHGEFRRVLQILVNLIGNAVRYSPKDSSVWLRTEQEGDLAAIIVADQGKGIALDDQARIFDKFERVDPSEPGGSGLGLFISRKLARAMGGDITLDSAPGQGARFVLTLPMAKLPDA; encoded by the coding sequence ATGACGGAGAGTGAGGAGGTTGTCGTCAATGGCACGGTCGATCGGCAGGGCCGGTTGATCGCAGCGGATCCGCGCCTTCTCGCCCTCCATCTCGGTGCCGGTGGCGAGGAAGGCGGGATTTTGGCCATTCCGCAAATCGCATCCCTGGCCCGCTTGGCCCGGACACTTGGTGTCCTGGTCTCGCGAGGGGTCGTTGCTGCAGATGGATCACGCGATCTCGATCTGTGGGTTCGGGCAAGGCCCGATGGCGAACGCGTTGAGCTTGCGATTGCAGGCTGGGAAGAACTGCCTGCGCCAGCCCATGATCCAATCTTCCTGCAGAACCGTGCCCGGGATTTCGCGAAGCTTGAAAGCGACGGAAACTGGGCTTGCGATGATCAACTCAGGCTGACAGACGTCGAACCGGAACTGATTTCGCTGTCCGGCGTCGATGCCCTGGATGCGCTTGGCCAGCCCTTGACCCGATTTTTCCGACTGACCGAAGATGAACAGGGCGATCTGCCTTTGCTTGTTGCTGTTGCAGGGCGCCACGAATTCTTCATGCAGCTGGCAGAGTTGCGCAGCTTGCCGAATGCGCGTCTCTGGCTTCATGGTGAAGCAAGGCTTGCAGAGGATGGCAGCTTTGCAGGCTTTTCCGGCGGATATCGGTTGATCGAGCGCTCGCTTGCCCCTTCGAGGACAGATATCGTCCCGCGCTCGCCAGTGGATGACGGATTTTCCCAACGACTTGAGACAGCATTGCGCACACCGCTGGCGCGCATCATCGACAACGCCGAAGCGATCAGCGGCCAAGGTGAAGGTCCGCTGCGCCATGACTATGTCGATTACGCCGGAGATATTTCTGCTGCCGGTCGGCACCTTCTGGGCTTGGTGGATGACCTTGTCGATTTGCAGGCGGTCGAACAGCCAGGCTTCCGGATTGAAACGGAAATTATCGATCTTGCCGACATTGCCCGGCGTGCAGCAGGGCTTCTCGGTGTAAGGGCGGCAGACAGGGGCGTGCGGATCGACCTGCCTCCCCGGGACGAAGTACTTGAAGCGCACGGAGAATTTCGCCGTGTCCTTCAGATCCTGGTCAATCTGATTGGCAATGCCGTGCGCTATTCACCCAAAGACTCAAGCGTCTGGCTGCGCACCGAGCAGGAGGGAGACCTCGCGGCGATCATTGTCGCGGATCAGGGCAAGGGCATTGCGCTGGACGATCAGGCACGGATCTTCGATAAATTCGAACGGGTCGATCCGTCAGAACCCGGTGGCAGCGGGCTTGGCCTCTTCATTTCACGCAAGCTTGCGCGTGCCATGGGCGGGGATATCACGCTCGACAGCGCACCCGGCCAAGGCGCGCGTTTTGTACTCACCCTGCCAATGGCGAAGTTGCCCGACGCCTAG
- a CDS encoding ribonuclease J — MNVNLYGCQGKWIMVDLGLTFGGSDYAGCDLVLPDLEFIEARREDLLGIVLTHGHEDHIGAIPYLAADLDVPLYATPFTATLIAGKLAEEGLTDQVELRVIDNGGSFELGPFGLRYVTLAHSIPDMNAVVIDTPYGRVFHTGDWKLDDEPVIGTAINADDIRSIGDEGVLALVCDSTNAFNPEYSGTEGSVRDGLMESVKAAKGRVLVTSFASNAARLETLHQVAVASGRQLCIAGRSLDRIVRAAQANGMLPKFPQIMDFDAAMRLPPRELMIVATGGQGEARAALARIAGDSHPLKLDAGDTVIFSSRQIPGNETAIGRIQNALARKNVIMITEKQAHVHVSGHPGRPELQIMYDWIRPELLVPVHGERRHMAEQARFGLACGIPNTLVQSNGDVVRLAPGEPKILGHERTGRLVLDGDVILPADGGTITERRRIGLHGVIAVAVVLDALGKLAVDPEFRLQGVPVEEDRNDFLKDAEAAVERVIEKGAANEDALREALRLGVRRVATEWTGKKPIVEIMLMRLG; from the coding sequence ATGAACGTCAATCTCTATGGCTGCCAAGGCAAGTGGATCATGGTCGATCTGGGGCTGACCTTCGGCGGTTCTGATTATGCAGGATGTGATCTTGTTCTGCCCGATCTTGAGTTCATCGAGGCACGCAGGGAAGATCTGCTCGGAATCGTGCTCACGCATGGCCATGAGGATCACATCGGGGCTATACCCTACCTTGCAGCAGATCTTGATGTTCCTCTCTACGCGACGCCGTTCACAGCAACGCTGATAGCAGGCAAGCTTGCGGAAGAGGGGCTCACCGACCAGGTCGAACTTCGCGTGATCGACAACGGCGGGAGTTTCGAGCTTGGGCCGTTCGGTCTACGCTATGTCACGCTTGCGCATTCGATCCCGGATATGAATGCAGTCGTTATCGACACGCCCTATGGCCGCGTTTTCCACACAGGCGACTGGAAGCTTGATGACGAGCCGGTCATCGGAACGGCTATTAATGCGGACGATATCCGCAGCATTGGTGACGAAGGTGTTCTTGCGCTTGTCTGCGATTCAACCAATGCCTTCAATCCGGAGTATAGCGGCACCGAAGGCAGCGTTCGCGACGGCCTTATGGAGAGCGTCAAGGCAGCAAAGGGCAGGGTCCTCGTTACCAGCTTTGCATCCAATGCCGCACGACTGGAAACCTTGCATCAGGTCGCTGTCGCTTCGGGGCGCCAGCTCTGTATTGCCGGTCGCTCGCTTGATCGAATTGTGCGCGCGGCACAGGCGAACGGCATGCTGCCAAAGTTTCCGCAGATTATGGACTTTGATGCCGCAATGCGTTTGCCACCGCGGGAATTGATGATTGTTGCAACGGGCGGGCAGGGGGAAGCTCGCGCAGCATTGGCGCGCATTGCAGGTGACAGCCATCCGCTGAAACTCGACGCGGGAGACACGGTGATTTTCTCATCGCGGCAAATTCCCGGCAATGAAACGGCCATCGGGCGCATCCAGAATGCGCTTGCTCGGAAGAACGTGATCATGATCACGGAAAAGCAGGCCCATGTGCACGTTTCGGGCCATCCCGGCCGCCCTGAACTTCAGATCATGTACGACTGGATTCGGCCTGAATTGCTTGTCCCCGTCCATGGCGAGCGCCGCCACATGGCGGAACAGGCGCGGTTCGGCTTGGCATGCGGCATCCCGAATACACTGGTCCAGTCAAATGGGGATGTGGTCCGCCTGGCTCCGGGTGAACCAAAGATTCTCGGCCATGAGCGGACGGGCAGGCTGGTCCTTGATGGCGACGTGATCCTGCCCGCCGATGGCGGCACGATCACCGAGCGGCGACGGATCGGACTTCATGGAGTTATTGCAGTTGCGGTGGTCCTTGACGCGCTGGGCAAACTAGCAGTCGATCCGGAGTTTCGTCTGCAGGGCGTTCCGGTTGAAGAGGACCGGAACGATTTCCTGAAAGATGCGGAAGCGGCGGTGGAGCGTGTGATCGAAAAGGGTGCCGCGAATGAAGACGCGTTGCGCGAGGCGCTTCGCCTTGGCGTGCGACGTGTCGCGACCGAATGGACGGGCAAAAAGCCCATTGTCGAAATCATGTTGATGCGATTGGGGTAA
- a CDS encoding citrate synthase, giving the protein MGGSSATVTLNGNQVSCPVRSGSVGPDVIDIRKLYAQTGAFTFDPGFTSTASCDSAITYIDGDEGVLLHRGYPIGQLAEHSSFMEVSYLLLNGELPSKDVLDKFSGTISRHTMLHEQLATFYRGFRRDAHPMAIMCGVVGALSAFYHDSTDITDPHQRMVASHRLIAKMPTIAAMAYKYSVGQPFLYPRNDLSYTGNFLRMTFGVPAEDYYVNPVVERALDRIFILHADHEQNASTSTVRLAGSSGANPFACIAAGIACLWGPAHGGANEAALNMLREIGTPDRIPHYIERAKNKDDPFRLMGFGHRVYKNYDPRATVMQSTVREVFEALNVSDPVFEVALQLEHMALNDPYFIEKKLFPNVDFYSGVILSAIGFPTTMFTALFALARTVGWVAQWNEMISDPEQKIGRPRQLYTGPAQRDYVPVDKR; this is encoded by the coding sequence ATGGGCGGCTCCAGCGCGACGGTAACCCTCAACGGCAATCAGGTATCCTGCCCGGTGCGCTCCGGCAGTGTTGGTCCGGATGTCATCGACATTCGCAAACTTTATGCGCAGACGGGCGCGTTTACGTTCGACCCCGGGTTCACGTCGACGGCCAGCTGCGATTCGGCCATCACTTATATCGATGGCGATGAAGGCGTTCTGCTGCACCGCGGATATCCGATCGGACAGCTTGCGGAGCATTCCAGCTTCATGGAAGTGTCCTATCTGCTGCTGAACGGCGAATTGCCGAGCAAGGATGTGCTCGACAAGTTTTCCGGCACAATTTCCCGCCACACGATGCTCCATGAACAGTTGGCGACTTTCTATCGCGGCTTCCGGCGCGATGCGCACCCGATGGCAATCATGTGCGGCGTCGTTGGCGCGCTTTCTGCCTTTTATCATGATTCGACCGACATCACCGATCCGCATCAGCGCATGGTTGCAAGCCATCGCCTCATTGCGAAGATGCCGACGATTGCCGCCATGGCTTACAAATATTCCGTCGGCCAGCCATTCCTATATCCGCGCAATGATCTGAGCTACACGGGCAACTTCCTGCGAATGACCTTTGGCGTGCCGGCTGAAGATTACTATGTGAACCCGGTCGTCGAGCGCGCGCTCGATCGCATTTTCATCCTTCATGCCGACCATGAACAGAATGCGTCGACCTCGACAGTTCGTTTGGCCGGTTCCTCCGGCGCGAACCCCTTTGCCTGCATAGCCGCCGGCATTGCGTGCCTCTGGGGCCCAGCGCACGGCGGTGCGAACGAAGCAGCCCTCAACATGCTCCGCGAAATAGGCACGCCTGACCGGATTCCGCACTATATCGAACGTGCGAAGAACAAGGACGACCCCTTCCGACTGATGGGATTTGGCCACAGGGTCTACAAGAATTACGATCCGCGGGCGACGGTGATGCAAAGCACTGTGCGCGAAGTGTTCGAGGCTCTGAACGTCTCAGACCCGGTCTTTGAAGTTGCCTTGCAGCTCGAGCACATGGCGCTGAACGACCCCTATTTCATCGAGAAGAAGCTGTTCCCGAATGTGGACTTTTATTCGGGCGTGATCCTGTCCGCGATCGGCTTCCCGACAACCATGTTCACGGCGCTGTTTGCGCTTGCCCGCACCGTTGGTTGGGTCGCGCAATGGAACGAGATGATTTCGGATCCTGAACAGAAGATCGGGCGGCCGCGTCAGCTTTATACCGGCCCTGCCCAACGGGACTACGTTCCCGTCGACAAACGCTAG
- a CDS encoding biotin--[acetyl-CoA-carboxylase] ligase — MIRTVEETTSTNADMLALAKAGEPEGLWLRADAQSGGRGRMGRAWHSPIGNLYATTLVRLQPQDPSAATLALVAAVALHEVLTAYAANMCEIVIKWPNDLLANGAKLAGILLERANDVVVIGIGVNLGFHPVGLDRPVTSLAALGLDAPDPHYFCEDLARAFAHWLAQWRTMGLDSVRAAWLRGSHGIGAALTANLGDGSSVDGLFDGLEADGALRLRLADRSVRVIHAADVFLI, encoded by the coding sequence ATGATCAGAACGGTCGAAGAGACAACTTCGACCAATGCGGACATGCTGGCTCTGGCGAAGGCAGGTGAGCCCGAAGGCCTTTGGCTCCGCGCAGATGCGCAGAGCGGCGGGCGCGGGCGAATGGGACGTGCCTGGCATTCACCGATTGGCAATCTCTATGCGACGACACTGGTTCGCTTGCAGCCCCAAGATCCATCGGCCGCCACGCTTGCACTTGTCGCTGCGGTTGCGCTGCATGAAGTTCTGACTGCCTATGCAGCGAATATGTGCGAAATCGTTATCAAATGGCCAAATGACCTGCTCGCCAATGGAGCAAAGCTCGCCGGAATTCTGCTCGAACGCGCAAATGACGTCGTTGTCATAGGAATCGGAGTCAATCTTGGCTTTCATCCGGTAGGATTGGATCGACCGGTAACAAGCTTGGCAGCACTGGGGCTTGATGCGCCGGACCCGCATTATTTCTGCGAAGACCTGGCCCGGGCCTTTGCTCATTGGCTTGCCCAATGGCGAACAATGGGATTGGATTCGGTTCGTGCTGCCTGGCTTCGAGGGAGCCATGGGATTGGCGCAGCGCTGACTGCCAATTTGGGCGATGGCTCTTCTGTTGACGGACTGTTCGACGGTCTTGAAGCCGATGGTGCATTGCGACTTCGCTTGGCGGATCGTTCGGTTCGTGTCATTCACGCCGCCGATGTTTTCTTGATCTGA
- the gltX gene encoding glutamate--tRNA ligase, with protein sequence MSAGQSEAGIVTRFAPSPTGFLHIGGARTALFNWLYARHHGGKFLLRIEDTDRARSTDAAIDAIIDGLQWLGLDWDGDVVFQFARAARHAEVANQLLESGHAYRCYATSAELEAMREAQRAAKLPMRYDGRWRDRDPSEAPNGAPFVIRLKAPREGSVTINDRVQGPVTVNNEELDDFVLLRSDGTPTYMLSVVVDDYDMGITHVIRGDDHLNNAFRQLALIRAMGWQEPIYAHVPLIHGPDGAKLSKRHGAMGVDAYRDELGYLPEAINNYLMRLGWGHGDDEIFSREQAIAWFDLDGVGRSPSRFDFKKLENLNGHYLREAEDSRLAAIAQPMIERKLGRTLSEPEVQTLVRAMTSLKPRAKSTLGLAEGAMFLFEARPLTLDEGAKALLEGGAGDLLESVSSALGGSSEWDETALESAVRRVAEDAGLGLGKVAQPLRAALTGRTTSPGIFDVLMLLGREESLARIDEAVALAA encoded by the coding sequence GTGAGCGCAGGACAGTCAGAAGCGGGCATCGTTACGCGTTTCGCCCCTTCGCCTACCGGATTCCTGCATATCGGCGGTGCGCGGACGGCTCTTTTCAACTGGCTGTATGCCCGTCACCATGGGGGAAAATTCCTGCTGCGCATCGAAGATACGGATCGGGCGCGATCAACGGATGCAGCCATTGATGCCATTATCGACGGGTTGCAGTGGTTGGGCCTTGATTGGGACGGCGACGTTGTCTTTCAGTTTGCGCGGGCGGCCCGGCACGCTGAAGTGGCCAATCAACTGCTCGAAAGCGGACATGCTTACCGCTGCTATGCGACGTCGGCAGAGCTTGAGGCCATGCGGGAAGCGCAGCGCGCCGCCAAGCTTCCCATGCGTTACGATGGCCGTTGGCGCGACCGCGATCCGTCAGAGGCTCCGAACGGCGCGCCCTTTGTGATCCGGCTCAAAGCACCACGAGAAGGCAGTGTCACGATCAACGATCGGGTCCAGGGCCCGGTTACAGTCAACAACGAAGAGCTGGACGATTTCGTGCTGCTGCGATCGGACGGAACACCGACGTACATGCTCTCCGTGGTCGTTGATGATTACGACATGGGAATAACCCATGTGATCCGCGGTGACGATCATCTCAACAACGCGTTTCGCCAACTGGCGCTGATTCGTGCGATGGGCTGGCAGGAACCGATCTACGCACATGTGCCGCTTATCCATGGCCCGGACGGAGCCAAACTTTCGAAACGACATGGTGCGATGGGTGTCGACGCCTATCGCGACGAGCTTGGATACCTGCCGGAAGCCATCAACAATTACCTGATGCGCCTTGGCTGGGGGCATGGGGATGACGAGATTTTCAGCAGGGAACAGGCAATTGCCTGGTTCGACCTGGATGGCGTCGGCCGCTCTCCGTCCCGATTCGATTTCAAGAAGCTGGAGAATTTGAACGGCCACTACCTTCGCGAGGCAGAGGATTCGCGCCTTGCTGCAATTGCGCAACCAATGATCGAAAGAAAATTGGGCCGGACACTCAGCGAGCCCGAGGTCCAAACACTTGTCAGAGCAATGACTTCACTCAAGCCCCGGGCAAAATCGACGCTGGGACTTGCAGAAGGTGCAATGTTCCTGTTTGAGGCAAGGCCTTTGACACTCGACGAGGGCGCGAAGGCTCTGCTAGAAGGGGGAGCCGGAGATTTGCTCGAGTCTGTCTCGAGTGCACTTGGTGGCAGTTCGGAATGGGACGAAACCGCGCTGGAGTCTGCGGTACGTCGGGTCGCAGAGGATGCCGGACTGGGCCTTGGCAAGGTTGCTCAGCCTTTGCGGGCTGCGCTCACCGGTCGAACGACCTCGCCAGGAATATTTGACGTGCTGATGCTTCTCGGGCGAGAAGAGTCTCTGGCACGTATTGATGAAGCAGTGGCCCTTGCGGCCTGA